A window of the Streptomyces formicae genome harbors these coding sequences:
- a CDS encoding N-acetylmuramoyl-L-alanine amidase, giving the protein MRNRALRRSRNAVLAASFAVGISLAGPAGPAVPVAPASSPTPSPSPSPSRSPSPTAPPAPAKGGDVHTVPVPAGDDPTERAIPARTTQPFSMIGLTWDDPYAELGGTAEVRTRDSRTRTWSDWQALDADVRAPESGPERAGTTMRGGTSPLWTGPSDGIQLRATGDALPDGLRVDLVDPEGAEDVRLPASTRAEAPAGAPAMTMRAGWGADESMVLDPPRYNRTTKAVFVHHTAGSNAYTCAESASVVRGIFTYHVKSQGWNDIGYHFLVDKCGKIFEGRAGGIDKPVQGAHTAGFNTDTSSVSVLGDYMTATTVPAVRQAVATVAAWKLGLYGLDPAGSVRLTAAADNGKFEAGETATLKRISGHRDGSATDCPGDHLYADLPKIRALASASASGLVPDGSDAGAEADTGADTDTDTDTDMDTDTEPDSGTGWDEEPATDAPAADAATGDFDADGYEDAAVTYRTAAGDAPLVLLRGTKRGPATATPAVLHGAGGRAVAAGDLNGDGYDDLAVWTGSGIATFHGSPAGLTTSGAPTVEGLRSLGPSFAARDTDGDGDAELVAGGVVVADGSPDGIVRAAGPRVNKP; this is encoded by the coding sequence ATGAGAAACCGCGCCCTGAGGCGCTCACGTAACGCCGTGCTCGCCGCCTCCTTCGCCGTGGGGATCTCCCTCGCAGGGCCCGCGGGGCCCGCCGTGCCGGTGGCGCCCGCCTCCTCGCCCACGCCTTCGCCCTCCCCCTCGCCCTCCCGATCCCCCTCGCCGACCGCCCCTCCCGCGCCGGCGAAGGGCGGAGACGTGCACACCGTGCCCGTGCCCGCCGGCGACGACCCGACGGAGCGCGCGATCCCCGCCCGCACCACGCAGCCGTTCAGCATGATCGGCCTGACCTGGGACGATCCGTACGCCGAGCTGGGCGGCACCGCCGAGGTCCGCACCCGGGACAGCCGGACCCGCACATGGTCCGACTGGCAGGCGCTCGACGCCGACGTCCGCGCGCCCGAGTCGGGACCCGAGCGGGCGGGCACCACGATGCGCGGCGGGACCTCGCCGCTGTGGACCGGGCCGTCCGACGGCATCCAGCTGCGGGCCACGGGTGACGCGCTGCCGGATGGCCTGCGCGTCGACCTGGTCGACCCGGAGGGCGCCGAGGACGTGCGGCTCCCGGCGTCGACGCGCGCGGAGGCACCGGCGGGCGCACCCGCCATGACGATGCGCGCGGGCTGGGGCGCCGACGAGTCGATGGTCCTGGACCCGCCCCGGTACAACCGCACGACCAAGGCCGTCTTCGTCCACCACACCGCGGGGTCGAACGCCTACACGTGCGCCGAGTCGGCCTCGGTCGTCCGCGGCATCTTCACGTACCACGTCAAGAGCCAGGGCTGGAACGACATCGGCTACCACTTCCTCGTCGACAAGTGCGGCAAGATCTTCGAGGGGCGCGCGGGCGGCATCGACAAGCCCGTCCAGGGCGCGCACACCGCGGGCTTCAACACCGACACGAGCAGCGTCTCGGTCCTCGGCGACTACATGACGGCCACGACGGTTCCGGCCGTGCGGCAGGCGGTCGCGACGGTCGCCGCCTGGAAGCTCGGGCTCTACGGGCTGGACCCGGCGGGGTCCGTCAGGCTCACCGCGGCCGCCGACAACGGGAAGTTCGAGGCCGGGGAGACGGCCACGCTCAAGCGGATCTCCGGGCATCGCGACGGCTCGGCGACCGACTGCCCCGGCGACCATCTGTACGCCGACCTGCCCAAGATCCGCGCTCTGGCGTCGGCGTCGGCCTCGGGCCTCGTCCCGGACGGATCCGACGCCGGAGCCGAGGCCGACACCGGAGCCGACACGGACACCGACACCGACACCGACATGGATACGGATACGGAGCCGGATTCCGGCACCGGCTGGGACGAGGAGCCCGCCACCGACGCTCCCGCCGCGGACGCCGCGACCGGCGACTTCGACGCGGACGGGTATGAGGACGCCGCGGTCACCTACCGCACGGCGGCGGGCGACGCGCCCCTCGTCCTGCTACGGGGCACCAAGCGCGGTCCGGCGACCGCGACCCCCGCCGTACTGCACGGCGCCGGCGGGCGGGCCGTCGCCGCGGGCGACCTCAACGGCGACGGGTACGACGACCTCGCGGTGTGGACCGGCAGCGGCATCGCCACCTTCCACGGCTCTCCCGCCGGGCTCACCACCAGCGGTGCGCCCACCGTCGAGGGGCTCCGGAGCCTCGGTCCGTCCTTCGCGGCGCGGGACACCGACGGCGACGGGGACGCCGAACTCGTCGCCGGGGGCGTGGTCGTGGCGGACGGCAGCCCGGACGGGATCGTCCGGGCGGCGGGGCCGCGAGTCAACAAGCCCTAG
- a CDS encoding beta-N-acetylhexosaminidase: MIWQSTRARAGRARLTASAAAAALAALTTVVSCSSGGADGGSPGGVRGEAQTPAAVAPSPTPSPTKTYPLSTAPRTIPSVRTHEAARGPGWRPGPGSAVVVAKGSEVLADEARLLSQELKTGVRNGGPVRAGDVELALGPAAPDPASAAPESYTLTTRDNRVRITGPDEAGVFYGTRTLKQAVRSGGAMPEGVVRDRPDRPQRGLNVDIARKHYTAGWIEARLREMADLKLNQLGLHFSDDQGFRIASDSHPEVVSAQHLSKEEVRRIIALAQSLHITVVPEIDSPGHLGAVMKAHPQLQLRNINGVPRQGAIDISNPESARIVDDLLREYSSLFPGRWFHIGADEYQALTVRDPESSYPQLARAAQQRFGPQARVQDLATGWLNDRAAVVRAQQKQPKAWNDGFFRGGVVSGDKNVEVEYWTGKELGSREPQEYLAEGRKVVNLNDEYLYYVLGEPNEFTYPTGRRIYEQWTPLVLRGTTAVPARYSSQILGGRLAIWSDLAGAQTQEQVAAGVRMPLRAVAQKLWTPGQPPLDWAGFTALSDRLG; encoded by the coding sequence ATGATCTGGCAGTCCACGCGCGCACGGGCCGGGCGCGCCCGGCTCACCGCCTCGGCGGCCGCCGCCGCCCTCGCCGCGCTGACCACGGTGGTGTCCTGCTCCTCCGGAGGCGCAGACGGCGGTTCGCCGGGGGGTGTACGAGGTGAGGCGCAGACCCCCGCGGCCGTAGCCCCCTCGCCCACACCGTCCCCCACGAAGACCTATCCGCTCTCCACGGCGCCCCGCACCATCCCGTCCGTACGCACCCACGAAGCGGCGCGCGGCCCCGGCTGGCGGCCGGGTCCCGGCAGCGCCGTCGTCGTCGCCAAGGGCAGCGAGGTGCTCGCCGACGAGGCGCGGCTGCTCTCGCAGGAGCTGAAGACCGGTGTCCGCAACGGCGGCCCGGTCCGCGCCGGGGACGTCGAGCTGGCCCTCGGCCCCGCCGCGCCGGACCCGGCGTCGGCGGCCCCGGAGTCGTACACCCTCACCACCCGCGACAACCGGGTCCGGATCACCGGGCCCGACGAGGCCGGTGTCTTCTACGGCACCCGCACCTTGAAGCAGGCCGTCCGCTCGGGTGGCGCCATGCCCGAGGGCGTCGTACGCGACCGGCCCGACCGGCCCCAGCGCGGCCTCAACGTCGACATCGCGCGCAAGCACTACACGGCGGGCTGGATCGAGGCCCGGCTGCGTGAGATGGCCGACCTCAAGCTCAACCAGCTCGGCCTGCACTTCTCCGACGACCAGGGCTTCCGTATCGCCTCCGACTCGCACCCCGAGGTCGTCTCCGCGCAGCACCTCTCCAAGGAGGAGGTGCGCCGGATCATCGCCCTCGCGCAGAGCCTGCACATCACGGTCGTGCCCGAGATCGACTCGCCGGGGCATCTGGGTGCGGTCATGAAGGCCCATCCGCAGCTCCAGCTCCGCAACATCAACGGGGTGCCGCGCCAGGGCGCCATCGACATCTCGAACCCCGAGTCGGCGCGGATCGTGGACGATCTGCTGCGCGAGTACTCCTCTCTCTTCCCCGGCCGCTGGTTCCACATCGGCGCCGACGAGTACCAGGCGCTGACCGTGCGGGACCCCGAGAGCTCGTACCCGCAGCTCGCCCGCGCGGCGCAGCAGCGGTTCGGGCCGCAGGCCCGCGTCCAGGACCTGGCGACCGGCTGGCTGAACGACCGGGCGGCGGTGGTGCGCGCCCAGCAGAAGCAGCCCAAGGCGTGGAACGACGGCTTCTTCCGCGGCGGGGTCGTCTCCGGCGACAAGAACGTCGAGGTCGAGTACTGGACCGGCAAGGAACTCGGGTCGCGCGAGCCGCAGGAGTACCTGGCCGAGGGCCGCAAGGTCGTCAACCTCAACGACGAGTACCTCTATTACGTGCTCGGCGAGCCGAACGAGTTCACGTACCCCACCGGCCGCCGCATCTACGAGCAGTGGACGCCGCTGGTGCTGCGCGGCACCACCGCCGTCCCCGCGCGCTACTCCTCGCAGATCCTGGGCGGCCGCCTCGCGATCTGGAGCGACCTCGCCGGGGCGCAGACCCAGGAGCAGGTGGCGGCGGGCGTCCGGATGCCGCTGCGGGCGGTGGCGCAGAAGCTGTGGACGCCGGGTCAGCCGCCGCTCGACTGGGCGGGCTTCACGGCGCTGTCGGACCGGCTGGGCTGA